The Chroogloeocystis siderophila 5.2 s.c.1 genome contains the following window.
TTAGTTGCTATATTGGACTAGCGATTCGCTGGCGTTCGATGAAAAATTCTATTATTGATTAACTTAATTACTAGTGACTAAGTGCCAAAGTTATAGACGTTACTATTTAGTATTAAGCTATCTAAGATCAAAACTTAAAAGCGAAAAATTCAGTAATTATTCTTTATTTTCGCTAGGCGATTGAGACGCCGCTGCGCTTCAATCTGAGAATTATTAGCACTAAATAATTGGTAATTAACTACGCACTTTTTTCGTTAAAATCTCAACACTAAATGCTTATCGATTACCTCTTTTGAATTACCCAACCAAGAAAAGTGTAACTCCCAATACTTTTGTAGAATTAGACAATTCTTAGGCAGTTGAAATGCGAATCTGATTTTTCAGCATAATTACGGATGTGCTAGGAATTTATGGCTTTTATAAGTAGATAAGATGCGAAATTTTACAGATGAAGCTGTACGCAGCATCGTAGACAACACTCAACTTTATTGGTTTTAAGCTCTCTATATTGTCAGCGATCGCCAACCTTCTGTGAAAACTAGTAGGTTTTACTTAAAATATACCAATCATACTACTAAAAACTACCGGCACTTATCTAAAAAAAAGAATTTGATCAATCAATGCTTCAGACAAGATAATGTAAACAGCTAATAATTGTAGTGAACTATGTTACTTAAACAAAGTATAATTTATTACTAGTTTTATTAAATATATGAGGGTGCCGAAACCAAACCTATTGCTGAAAATACCTAATAGTAAGGCGCACGAGTCGCGTGGAGTTACATTACATCGATTGCTTATTGTGCCTTTTATACTACAAATTTTTACAGTTGTAGGAGTGGTAGGATATTTCTCGCTGCGTAACGGACAACAAGCAGTCAACGACTTGGCGTATCAGTTGATGGATAAAGTCAATCGTCTTGTGACGCAGCATCTTGATAGCTATCTATCAACTCCTCAGCAAATTAATCAGCTGAATATTGATGCCATTCAACTCGGAATATTAGACTTACAAAACTTTGACACAGCAGGGCATTATCTGTGGAAACAGATGCAAGTGTATGATGTGAGCTACATAGGTTATGCTCTCACCACAGGGGAACTGGTTGCATCTGGGCGGTATTTAGATGGTAGAGGCGTGACGATTGATGAGCTTTCGTCGCGTACTCAAGGAAAAGCATACACTTACGCAACGGATAATCAGGGCGATCGCACGCGAGTTTTAAGAGTTTATGACAACTATCAACCGTTGACAGAATCTTGGTATACGTATGCAGTAAAAGCCGGAAAACCCGTGTGGAGTCCAGTATATACCTGGAACGATCCGGCAGGTCACTTGTTGATTACGGCAAGTCATCCTATTTACAATCAAAATAACAAACTTATTGGTGTGTTTGGAGCAGATTTTTTACTAACTAAAATTAGTCATTTTCTTCGTAGTTTAGATATCAGTCCTTCCGCCAAAATTTTTATTATTGAACATGATGGCAAGTTGATTGCTAGTTCTAGTACAGAAAAACCCTTTACACTGCTTCAAGGCAAAGCTCAAAGACTTAATGTTTTACAAAGTCAAGATGCCTTAATCCAAACTACAGCAAAGTATTTATACAATGAATTTAGCAGCTTTGCCACAATTAATATTAGCCAAGAACTAAGTTTTCAGCACGATAATGAACGTCATTTTGTTCGTGTAACACCGTGGAAAGACACACTTGGACTTGATTGGTTAGTGGTGGTTGTCGTGCCTGAATCTGACTTCATGGCACAAATTAATGAAAATACAAAAATCACAATTATTTTCTGCTTCTCGGCAATGCTACTGGCTACGCTTTTAGGAATGTTGACCTCGCGATGGATTACCCAGCCAATTCGAGAACTCAGTGCAGCTAGCAAAGCGATCGCCTATGGAGATTTAGACCAAAAAGTTGAGATTAAAGGAGTCAGAGAACTGGATGTCTTATCGCAGTCATTTAATCGGATGGCATTACAACTTAAAGAATCCTTTGAACAGCTAGAAACAAGAGTAGAAAAACGCACAGCCCAACTCAACGAAGCTAAACAAGCTGCCGAAGCTGCGAATCGTGCTAAAAGTGAATTTCTTGCTAACATGAGTCATGAATTGCGTACTCCTTTAAATGCAGTTCTTGGGTTTACAACATTGATGAATCAAGACGCCTCCCTCACCGCTGAACAACGAGAAAATCTAAAAATTATTAATCGCAGTGGCGAACACTTGCTGACATTAATTAATGACGTTCTTGATATGGCAAAAATTGAGGCAGGTCGTATGACATTAAATAAAAAAAACTTTGACCTATATAGCCTTTTAGATACAATTGAAGAAATGTTCTCCTGCAAAGCTCAGTTAAAAGGCTTACAGCTACAAATTGAGCATACCGTAGAAGTCCCTCGCTACATTA
Protein-coding sequences here:
- a CDS encoding ATP-binding protein, coding for MPFILQIFTVVGVVGYFSLRNGQQAVNDLAYQLMDKVNRLVTQHLDSYLSTPQQINQLNIDAIQLGILDLQNFDTAGHYLWKQMQVYDVSYIGYALTTGELVASGRYLDGRGVTIDELSSRTQGKAYTYATDNQGDRTRVLRVYDNYQPLTESWYTYAVKAGKPVWSPVYTWNDPAGHLLITASHPIYNQNNKLIGVFGADFLLTKISHFLRSLDISPSAKIFIIEHDGKLIASSSTEKPFTLLQGKAQRLNVLQSQDALIQTTAKYLYNEFSSFATINISQELSFQHDNERHFVRVTPWKDTLGLDWLVVVVVPESDFMAQINENTKITIIFCFSAMLLATLLGMLTSRWITQPIRELSAASKAIAYGDLDQKVEIKGVRELDVLSQSFNRMALQLKESFEQLETRVEKRTAQLNEAKQAAEAANRAKSEFLANMSHELRTPLNAVLGFTTLMNQDASLTAEQRENLKIINRSGEHLLTLINDVLDMAKIEAGRMTLNKKNFDLYSLLDTIEEMFSCKAQLKGLQLQIEHTVEVPRYINSDEIKLRQILINLVGNAIKFTQEGHVFLRVTTVENQDTIPKLTPQTTLHFEVEDTGVGIAAHETEMLFKPFVQTETGRKSEQGTGLGLAITHKFIQLMEGAITLSSQLGKGTIFQFNIPVELAEATSQETETQRVIGLEPGQPQYRILVVDDHLAMRRILKQTLTNIGFEVREAENGQDAIALWNIWEPHFILMDMRMPIVDGYEATQYIKSQPKGQSTIIVAFTASAFEQERATVLATGCDDFIRKPFREEVIWEKLKQHLGVRYIYENPRSIRETLQEIAPGYALNADNLNVMPTAWIAQLHNAAAKLDAETIAQLITEIPTDYAFLAQALQQKVNNFDFDQIIDLAQPSSL